The genomic interval CCTTTCAAACTGCGCTTCGGTAAGCTCGCCTTCTAAAACAGAGTTCTGTACCCAGGTAAGGTACTTCCTCCCTATTTTCAAGATTTTACCAACTCGCTTTTCTTCGACGTCGTACACCATTACCACATACACCGAGGGCTACCGATGATTCACCACTCTGAAACGAGAGGTTCGTATTCCTCTTCGCCCAGGAGGTGTTTCTCCAATTTATAGAGCTCAAGGCGGATGAGTCGACGATACGAAACTTCGCGACCAATTTTTTTGTAACAGACGGTGCTCTTCATTTTTTCCTCAAATTTTTCGATAAAGATTTTACGACCTTTTTCGCCAAGATACAGACCTCCCAGGTATTCAGAAAAATCCTTCGCGCTGAGCGTGTGTTTGTTAATCAGAGCAAAAATAACCCGTT from Atribacterota bacterium carries:
- the cas2 gene encoding CRISPR-associated endonuclease Cas2; amino-acid sequence: MYVVMVYDVEEKRVGKILKIGRKYLTWVQNSVLEGELTEAQFERLKSELKRCMNEEKDSFIFYIFRTTKYSERQMLGVQKGQQGHFI